In Erigeron canadensis isolate Cc75 chromosome 7, C_canadensis_v1, whole genome shotgun sequence, one DNA window encodes the following:
- the LOC122607057 gene encoding putative F-box protein At2g02030: MTITVALLPAAQRKRKRSAASLHAAQRRQKVLRPPPPVDIDNNLIEFEKKKADHPSIDIDNSIIEYEILPRLPAKSVGRFKSVSKQWNSFLSTHMFGKMHHLRHINNKTYKLLILDKPLVDLCSQPLNNGSVTVGFNRLEEADPRFDSLLGSLDGLVCVASTETVNSLALWNPFTGAYYKLPPNPDFTRPFNSYKNFRYRGRDAVGFYSDSSNDYKLLYMIPLDQEAYIYSQRLNSWRKIEFLINRYSFLRRYSWSRATFCDHSLYFSVKKLGLSKHQYIICFDVNTEEFRVIQFPPLPNDARCTYHANFVGIDGCIHLCAAYDVSFKGPYNQGSVWKLNGDGATWAEVASFQGTQKNVSYNPIEHATCVTRNARDTWLAISDGGRTKSIFEVGPNSDPFEIMSMEEFTLARQVLPMWTYRRIIYDETLVSPYPPPPYGDMVGHSNDVEATVVACKL, translated from the exons ATGACGATAACCGTAGCATTACTACCCGCCGCCCAAAGGAAGAGGAAGAGGTCCGCAGCATCACTGCACGCCGCCCAAAGGAGGCAGAAGGTGCTTCGTCCTCCTCCTCCAGTTGATATTGATAATAATTTAATAGAATTTGAGAAGAAGAAGGCTGATCATCCGTCAATTGATATCGATAATAGTATAATCGAATATGAGATCTTACCAAGACTTCCAGCCAAGTCCGTAGGTCGTTTCAAGTCCGTTTCCAAACAATGGAATTCGTTTTTATCCACACATATGTTTGGAAAGATGCACCACCTCCGTCACATTAACAACAAAACATATAAGCTTTTGATACTTGACAAGCCCCTTGTAGATTTATGCAGCCAACCCCTCAACAACGGTTCCGTCACCGTCGGTTTTAACCGGCTCGAAGAAGCCGATCCTAGATTTGATTCGCTTTTAGGAAGTTTGGATGGGTTGGTATGTGTAGCCTCCACCGAAACCGTCAATAGTCTAGCTTTATGGAACCCGTTCACCGGTGCCTACTACAAGTTGCCCCCTAACCCAGACTTTACTCGTCCCTTTAATTCTTATAAAAATTTCCGTTATCGTGGTCGAGACGCCGTTGGTTTTTATTCCGACTCTTCCAATGACTATAAGCTACTATATATGATTCCTTTGGATCAAGAGGCTTATATCTATTCCCAAAGACTGAATTCATGGAGAAAGATTGAATTCCTGATCAACCGCTACTCGTTCTTGCGTCGCTACTCGTGGTCGCGGGCAACCTTCTGTGACCACAGTCTTTACTTTTCTGTAAAGAAATTAGGACTATCTAAACATCAATACATTATTTGTTTTGATGTGAACACGGAAGAATTCAGGGTAATACAATTTCCACCTCTTCCAAATGATGCAAGATGTACGTATCATGCAAATTTCGTGGGTATCGATGGATGCATTCACTTGTGTGCAGCTTATGACGTAAGTTTCAAGGGACCCTATAATCAGGGAAGTGTGTGGAAGTTGAATGGTGATGGCGCGACGTGGGCGGAGGTGGCATCTTTCCAAGGCACTCAAAAGAATGTTTCCTACAACCCAATTGAGCACGCCACATGCGTGACTAGGAATGCCCGGGATACTTGGCTTGCGATTTCGGATGGTGGTCGTACCAAATCCATTTTTGAAGTTGGTCCTAACTCTGACCCTTTTGAAATAATGAGTATGGAGGAATTCACATTAGCACGACAGGTGTTGCCGATGTGGACATATCGCCGAATCATATATGATGAGACCCTTGTGTCCCCCTATCCTCCCCCTCC GTATGGTGACATGGTTGGGCATAGCAATGATGTTGAGGCTACTGTTGTGGCCTGCAAGCTGTAA